From a single Nematostella vectensis chromosome 3, jaNemVect1.1, whole genome shotgun sequence genomic region:
- the LOC125561247 gene encoding thioredoxin, mitochondrial-like yields MADEYNEWLYCCTGIFLKCSRLEHYFTFDSWCNPCKVLTPRLDAIIAEQDGKVDLAKVDIDVMGELAFNFGVNAVPTVIGMKGGKVINKFEGVVEPPQIRHFIEQLTKA; encoded by the exons ATGGCGGATGAATACAATGAATGGCTATATTGTTGTACGGGAATATTTTTGAAGTGTTCTAGGCTAGAACACTATTTTACCTTTGATAGCTGGTGTAATCCCTGCAAAGTGCTTACTCCAAGGCTGGATGCAATTATTGCTGAACAGGATGGGAAAGTAGATCTTGCCAAGGTAGATATTGATGTCATGGGAGAGCTGGCATTTAATTTTGGG gTTAATGCAGTGCCTACAGTGATAGGCATGAAAGGCGGCAAAGTTATCAATAAGTTTGAAGGAGTTGTTGAGCCACCACAAATAAGACACTTCATAGAACAGCTTACCAAagcttaa